In Oryzias melastigma strain HK-1 linkage group LG18, ASM292280v2, whole genome shotgun sequence, one DNA window encodes the following:
- the LOC112141518 gene encoding transferrin receptor protein 2 (The sequence of the model RefSeq protein was modified relative to this genomic sequence to represent the inferred CDS: added 99 bases not found in genome assembly), translating into MMRMFLKDEDIHKTVSRVSAAPHPPGSFEGTLLASEILKRFQQLEMDHTWTESLYATLQFPDRSQSSSLQLLDSAGLVLELLPLNPLDYCPYSATGNFTGGLVYANYGRPEDFAWLRSVGVSAADRVVVMRVGGGVSFAEKIWLAERNGGGGALIYPDPADLPQDPRRLGLNSQTAVSEHVHLGSGDPFTPGFPSLNHTKFPPIPSSGLPLIPALPITAAVAARLLSQLVGPSCPPSWRGRLPYVGCVLGPDFSSGRRIRVSVHGVMRPVLLNNIFSSLEGRIEPDQYIILGAQRDSLGPGAVKSGVGTAILLEMARTFSAMIKKGFSPRRSLLFVSWDAGDFGSVGATEWLEVRLNIPENVKTVLTVTPPTQGYLSMLHLKAVAYFSLDQAVMGDDVLSAYTSPLLVDLLDAAIRQVEHPKHGGQSIYSHAEREGGSWRIMKPLFLNSGAYSFTAFAGVPAMELRFSEERAYPFVNTPLDNVSRLQEVLGGRLGVTGRILGELVGEMVLRLTHDHILPLHITSYAQAVLQFSAQLNKHSAELQSRGVSPQWLFSARGDYSRAAETLQRAIDYSDLHDPTTARFYNTRIMKVEYHFLSQYVSTMETPFRHVIHGRGNHTLSALTEHLTLLTSDPGRFDENRFRRQLALFTWTLQGAANALKGNVWTIHKSNSYAQR; encoded by the exons ATGATGAGGATGTTTCTGAAAGATGAAGATATCCACAAGACTGTCAG TCGGGTCAGCGCGGCGCCTCATCCTCCGGGTTCCTTTGAAGGAACTCTGCTGGCCTCTGAGATCCTGAAGAGATTCCAGCAGCTGGAGATGGACCACACCTGGACCGAGTCTCTGTACGCCACACTGCAGTTCCCCGACAG GTCTCAGAGCAGttctctgcagctgctggactCGGCTGGTCTGGTCTTAGAACTTCTCCCTCTGAACCCTTTGGACTACTGTCCCTACAGCGCCACGGGGAACTTCACG GGGGGGCTGGTCTACGCTAACTACGGGCGCCCCGAGGACTTTGCGTGGCTGCGGAGCGTGGGCGTGTCTGCAGCTGACCGTGTGGTGGTGATGCGTGTTGGGGGCGGAGTCAGCTTTGCCGAAAAGATCTGGTTGGCTGAGAGGAATGGCGGAGGCGGGGCTTTGATCTACCCCGACCCCGCTGACCTACCGCAGGACCCCCGCCGCCTCGGTCTGAACTCTCAAACTGCCGTGTCCGAGCAC GTACACCTGGGCTCAGGTGACCCCTTCACCCCCGGCTTCCCCTCCCTCAACCACACCAAGTTCCCCCCCATCCCGTCCTCGGGGCTGCCGCTCATCCCCGCCCTCCCCATCACTGCCGCTGTGGCCGCCAGGCTGCTGAg TCAGCTGGTGGGCCCGTCCTGCCCCCCCTCCTGGCGGGGGCGGTTACCGTACGTGGGCTGTGTGCTCGGTCCAGACTTCAGTTCGGGCCGGCGGATCCGGGTCTCGGTCCACGGTGTCATGAGACCGGTTCTGCTGAACAACATCTTCTCCTCTCTGGAGGGGCGTATTGAACCAG ACCAGTACATCATTCTGGGGGCTCAGAGGGACTCTCTGGGACCCGGAGCCGTCAAGTCCGGAGTGGGAACCGCCATCCTGCTGGAGATGGCCAGAACCTTCTCAGCCATGATAAAGAAGG GCTTCAGTCCCAGACGCAGCCTCCTCTTCGTCAGCTGGGATGCTGGAGACTTCGGCAGCGTGGGGGCGACCGAGTGGCTCGAGGTTCGTCTGAACATACCTGAGAATGTAAAGACGGTTCTAACTGTGACTCCACCCACACAGGGGTACCTGTCCATGCTGCATCTGAAGGCCGTCGCCTACTTCAGTCTGGACCAGGCCGTCATGG GTGATGATGTTCTGTCGGCGTACACCAGCCCTCTGCTGGTCGACCTGCTGGACGCCGCCATCAGACAG GTGGAACATCCCAAACATGGAGGTCAGAGTATCTACAGTCATgcagagagagagggagggagcTGGAGGAT AATGAAGCCTCTCTTCCTCAACAGTGGAGCTTACAGCTTCACCGCCTTCGCTGGAGTTCCAGCCATGGAGCTGAGGTTCTCTGAG GAGAGGGCGTACCCTTTCGTCAACACCCCTCTGGATAACGTTTCCCGCCTACAGGAAGTGCTGGGGGGTCGTCTGGGGGTCACTGGGAGGATCCTGGGGGAGCTGGTGGGGGAGATGGTGCTGAGGTTGACCCATGACCACATCCTGCCGTTACACATCACTTCCTACGCTCAGGCGGTGCTGCAGTTCAGTGCACAGCTGAACAAACACTCAGCTGAACTGCAG TCCAGAGGCGTGTCTCCCCAGTGGCTCTTCAGCGCTAGAGGAGACTACAGTCGAGCTGCAGAGACGCTGCAGAGAGCCATCGACTACAGCGACCTGCACGACCCGACCACGGCCCGGTTCTACAACACGCGTATTATGAAG GTGGAGTATCACTTCCTGTCTCAGTACGTGTCCACCATGGAGACGCCGTTCCGTCATGTGATCCATGGGCGTGGCAACCACACTCTGAGCGCGCTCACTGAGCACTTAACcctgctgacctctgaccccggACGATTCGACGAGAACCGCTTCAGACGG
- the LOC112141519 gene encoding transferrin receptor protein 2-like isoform X2 → MVLRLTHDHILPLHITSYAQAVLQFSAQLNKHSAELQWLFSARGDYSRAAETLQRAIDYSDLHDPTTARFYNTRIMKVRVLRYKYYEGTTIPTV, encoded by the exons ATGGTGCTGAGGTTGACCCATGACCACATCCTGCCGTTACACATCACTTCCTACGCTCAGGCGGTGCTGCAGTTCAGTGCACAGCTGAACAAACACTCAGCTGAACTGCAG TGGCTGTTCAGCGCCAGAGGAGACTACAGTCGAGCTGCAGAGACGCTGCAGAGAGCCATCGACTACAGCGACCTGCACGACCCGACCACGGCACGGTTCTACAACACGCGAATTATGAAGGTACGAGTACTACGATACAAGTACTATGAAGGTACTACAATACCCACTGTATGA
- the LOC112141519 gene encoding transferrin receptor protein 2-like isoform X1 translates to MVLRLTHDHILPLHITSYAQAVLQFSAQLNKHSAELQSRGVSPQWLFSARGDYSRAAETLQRAIDYSDLHDPTTARFYNTRIMKVRVLRYKYYEGTTIPTV, encoded by the exons ATGGTGCTGAGGTTGACCCATGACCACATCCTGCCGTTACACATCACTTCCTACGCTCAGGCGGTGCTGCAGTTCAGTGCACAGCTGAACAAACACTCAGCTGAACTGCAG TCCAGAGGCGTGTCTCCCCAGTGGCTGTTCAGCGCCAGAGGAGACTACAGTCGAGCTGCAGAGACGCTGCAGAGAGCCATCGACTACAGCGACCTGCACGACCCGACCACGGCACGGTTCTACAACACGCGAATTATGAAGGTACGAGTACTACGATACAAGTACTATGAAGGTACTACAATACCCACTGTATGA